In one Aeromicrobium wangtongii genomic region, the following are encoded:
- the pntB gene encoding Re/Si-specific NAD(P)(+) transhydrogenase subunit beta, with protein sequence MDSQSIATAAYIVASLLFILSLAGLSKHETASQGVLFGISGMTIALVATFILVADLADTTSVVLLIIAVVIGGAIGLWRARVVEMTGMPELIALLHSFVGLAAVLVGWNGYLAHGYFPLQSLEDIHNAEVFIGVFIGGVTFTGSIVAFLKLSARIKSNPLMLPGKNFINLGALVLFVVLTIAFVINPNIWLLIAVTIVALLLGWHLVASIGGGDMPVVVSMLNSYSGWAAAASGFLLDNDALIVTGALVGSSGAYLSYIMCQAMNRSFISVIAGGFGIEAGPADDKDYGEHREITAEDTAELLKNASSVIITPGYGMAVAQAQYPVADLVRKLRDRGVEVRFGIHPVAGRLPGHMNVLLAEAKVPYDIVLEMDEINDDFKDTSVVLVIGANDTVNPAATEDPSSPIAGMPVLTVWEAENVVIFKRSMATGYAGVQNPLFFRENSQMLFGDAKERVEDILKAL encoded by the coding sequence ATGGATTCCCAGAGCATCGCCACCGCGGCGTACATCGTCGCCTCCCTGCTGTTCATCCTGTCCCTGGCCGGGCTGTCCAAGCACGAGACCGCCTCGCAGGGCGTCCTGTTCGGCATCTCGGGCATGACGATCGCCCTCGTCGCCACGTTCATCCTGGTCGCCGACCTCGCCGACACCACCTCGGTCGTGCTGCTGATCATCGCCGTCGTCATCGGCGGCGCGATCGGCCTGTGGCGGGCGCGTGTCGTCGAGATGACCGGCATGCCAGAGCTCATCGCGCTGCTGCACTCCTTCGTGGGCCTCGCAGCGGTGCTGGTGGGCTGGAACGGCTACCTGGCGCACGGATACTTCCCGCTGCAGTCGTTGGAGGACATCCACAACGCCGAGGTGTTCATCGGCGTCTTCATCGGCGGGGTCACGTTCACCGGCTCGATCGTGGCCTTCCTGAAGCTGTCGGCCCGCATCAAGTCCAACCCCCTGATGCTGCCGGGCAAGAACTTCATCAACCTGGGCGCGCTGGTGCTGTTCGTGGTGCTGACGATCGCATTCGTCATCAACCCCAACATCTGGCTGCTGATCGCGGTCACGATCGTGGCCCTGCTGCTCGGCTGGCACCTGGTCGCCTCGATCGGCGGCGGCGACATGCCGGTCGTCGTGTCGATGCTCAACTCGTACTCCGGCTGGGCGGCGGCGGCATCGGGCTTCCTGCTGGACAACGACGCCCTGATCGTCACCGGCGCGCTGGTCGGCTCGTCCGGTGCGTACCTGTCGTACATCATGTGCCAGGCGATGAACCGCTCGTTCATCTCGGTCATCGCCGGCGGCTTCGGCATCGAGGCCGGCCCCGCGGACGACAAGGACTACGGCGAGCACCGCGAGATCACCGCCGAGGACACCGCCGAGCTGCTCAAGAACGCCTCGAGCGTCATCATCACGCCCGGCTACGGCATGGCCGTCGCGCAGGCGCAGTACCCCGTGGCCGATCTGGTCCGCAAGCTGCGCGACCGCGGTGTCGAGGTGCGCTTCGGCATCCACCCCGTCGCCGGTCGCCTGCCGGGGCACATGAACGTCCTGCTGGCCGAGGCGAAGGTCCCGTACGACATCGTCCTGGAGATGGACGAGATCAACGACGACTTCAAGGACACCTCGGTGGTCCTGGTCATCGGCGCCAACGACACGGTCAACCCGGCCGCCACGGAGGACCCGTCCAGCCCGATCGCCGGCATGCCGGTGCTCACGGTGTGGGAGGCCGAGAACGTCGTGATCTTCAAGCGGTCGATGGCCACGGGCTACGCCGGCGTCCAGAACCCGCTGTTCTTCCGGGAGAACTCCCAGATGCTGTTCGGAGATGCCAAGGAGCGCGTCGAGGACATCCTCAAAGCCCTCTGA
- the upp gene encoding uracil phosphoribosyltransferase translates to MQVHVADHPLISHKLTVLRDESTDSPTFRRLVDELVTLLTYEATRDVRVEPVDVQTPVALARGVRLTEPRPLVVPILRAGLGMLEGMQRLLPTAEVGFLGMVRNEETLEAVTYAERLPDDLTGRQCYVLDPMLATGGSLAAAINFLVKRGANDIIAITILATPEGIARIESDLEGVDVPVTLVTAGLDDGLDEQAYIVPGLGDAGDRLYGVAD, encoded by the coding sequence ATGCAGGTACACGTCGCCGACCATCCGCTCATCTCGCACAAGCTGACGGTGCTTCGTGACGAGTCCACCGACTCCCCGACGTTCCGGCGGCTGGTCGATGAGCTCGTGACGCTCCTGACCTACGAGGCCACCCGGGACGTCCGCGTCGAGCCCGTCGACGTCCAGACGCCCGTCGCGCTGGCGCGGGGCGTGCGCCTGACCGAGCCGCGCCCGCTGGTCGTCCCGATCCTGCGCGCCGGGCTCGGGATGCTCGAGGGCATGCAGCGGCTGCTGCCCACCGCTGAGGTCGGCTTCCTGGGCATGGTCCGCAACGAGGAGACGCTCGAGGCCGTGACCTACGCCGAGCGCCTGCCCGACGACCTCACCGGCCGCCAGTGCTACGTCCTGGACCCGATGCTGGCCACCGGCGGCTCGCTCGCCGCGGCGATCAACTTCCTGGTCAAGCGCGGCGCCAACGACATCATCGCCATCACGATCCTGGCCACGCCCGAGGGCATCGCCCGCATCGAGTCCGACCTGGAGGGCGTCGACGTGCCCGTGACCCTGGTGACCGCGGGCCTCGACGACGGCCTCGACGAGCAGGCCTACATCGTGCCCGGCCTCGGCGACGCCGGCGACCGCCTCTACGGCGTCGCCGACTGA